Within Kutzneria chonburiensis, the genomic segment CGTCGACGTTGTCCAGCTTCAGGTCGAGCACGTTCGGGCCCTCTTGCAGGGTGGCCGACGGCACGTAGCCCAGGTCGCCCATGCTCTTGAGGTAGCCCATCAACGCGATCTCGTAGTCGGTCACCAGCTTGGTCACCTGAGTACCACTCGACTTCACCGCGGCGACGGCCTTGTCCAGGAACTCCTGCCGCGCCGCCTGCCGGTCATCGGGCGGCAGGTGGTGACCGATGCCCTGCATGAACGACGTGTAATCGCCGCTGAGGCCGGACAGCGTGCGCTCCAGACTGCCGACTTCCTTGACGGCGCCGCCGGTCTGCCGGTCGAGGTCACCGGCGACGTTGGTCAGCACCTTGGCGATGGCGTTGAGGTGCTCGGGCGTCTGCTTGGTGCCGCGCGCCTCGGCGTCGAAGTCGACCGGCGACGAGCCGTTCACCGTGTAGCCTTCGCCGACGTAGGTCTGCGCCTGCTGCTTGGCCGCGTTGGAGTCGGCCATGTCGCCGCCGGCGCTGTAGAACGCGGCGGCCAGCGTCTCGATCTGCGCCGGATCGCCGGCCTTGAGCTTGTCACGCAACGCCCAGGGATCGACACCGGCCTGAGCCACCAGTTCAGCATGTGAGAACGTCACGCGACACCTCCCTTCCCCATCCGACGTCACCGCGTCCGCAGTGGTTCCAGCGCCGCGGCGATGGTCCCGTGCTCGAACCGGAAACCGGCCTCGACCAGGCGATCGGGCCGCGCGCGAATGCTCTCCAATGCGTCGCCGGCCACGCCGCCCAGCGCCAGCCGCAGCGACCAGCCCGGAACCCGCAGCACCGCCGGGCGGCCGAGCGTGGAGGCCAGGACCCGCGTGAACTCACTGTTGCGCACCGGTTCGGGCGCGGTCACGTTGTACGGCCCTTGCGCGCCAGGAAGATGCCGGATCGCCCGCACGGCGTCGACAAGGGAGATCCAACTCCAGAACTGCCGCCCAGAGCCGAATTGAGCGCCGAGCCCGGCCCGAAAGAAGGGCACGAGCTCCCGAAGAACACCGCCGGCCGGCGTCATCACGAGACCGAAACGCAGGTGGCACACGGGGATGTCGGCCACCGCCGCCGCTTCCCACTGGCGCACCACGGACGGCAGAAACCCTCTGCCACCAACGGAACTCTCGGTCAGCACCTCGTCACCGCGATCGCCGTAGTAGCTCACGCCCGAGGCCGACAGCAGCGCCTTCGGCGGCCGCCGAGCCCGCTCGATCGCCGCCACCAGAGACGATGTCGTGTCAACCCGGCTGCGCAGAATGACGTCCCGGTACGAAGCCGTCCACCGCCGCGCCCCGATGCCGGCCCCGGCCAGGTTCACCACCACGTCGACACCGTTGACGTCCTCCACCACCCGAGGCAGCCGGACCACGGTGTGCCCATCGTCCTCATAGGACTCACGCAGCGCCGTCCCGATCAGCCCACTGGATCCGGTGATCGCGACCTTCACGGCCGCACCACCGTGACCGCCAACGAGAACACGAAGGCCGCCCCGACCAGCCCCGTCATGCACGACGCCAAAAGCCGCAACCGACGCCGATACCCCGCCAACTCCTCGACGACGGCGAAAATCCGGGCCGGCCAGTGGCGCCACGACACGTACCAGAAGATCGCCGCGGCGATCCCGTACAGCGCAACGGAAATCGCGTACCACCAGCTGACGTCCACGGCCAACGCGACACCGGTCAACACCAGCGCCGCGATCAGGCCCACGACCTTCCACCGGTTGCCGTGGGCCAGCAACAGCAGGAACTCCTCGCGCTTCTCCTCGTCCGGAAAGAAGCGGTCGACCTTGGGCTGCACCACGGTCAGGCTGTAGCCCATCGCGCCCATCCAGATGGCGGCGAGCGTCAGGTGCAGCACGAGAAGCACGTCAGTCATGGTGCGAGTCCAACCGGGCCAGCTGCACCGGAACCGCGCCCAATCGCCGGTGCACCAACGTCCCGCGCCCGGCCGGCAACCTCGAAGGTCGTACGCCGAACATGGTGCCCTCGTCCGGCGGCGCGCTGAGCACCACGGCCGGGAAGCTCAGCTCGCGCATCCGCCGCAGCACCGGCTCCAGCAACGCCGACCCCGCGCCGCCGGCCTGCCGGGCCAGATACAGATGCAGCCCGATGTTGCGCGCCTGCGGCAGGAAGTCCAGCAGCGGGGCCAGCGGATTGCCGACCGAGTTGGCCACCAGGTCGTAGTCGTCGACGACGATGTGCACGTCCGGCCCGGTCCACCAGGACCGGTTGCGCAGCTGCTCGGGCGTGACATCGGTGTCCGGCAAGCGTTTGGTGAAGCCCTCGACCAGCCCGGCGACGATCTCCACGGTCTGCTGCGGCGTCGTGCCGTAGGCCAGCACCTCCTGACCCTCGAACTCGCCGAGCATGGTCATCCGGTAGTCGATCAGCGCGATCTTCGCCGCCTTCGGCTCGCCCCGCGCCACCACCTGCCGGGCGATGGCCCGCAGCGTCGAGGTTTTGCCCGACTCGCTGTCACCGATCAGCACCAAACCCTGATCAGCCAACACAATCGGCTCCAGGCGCTGACCCTCCACGCCGATGGTGATGCCCGGCTGGGCCGGTAGGTCGCGGAACTCGATCAGACGCGGCAGCAGGCGAACCGCGGGCGCCGGCTGGCCGGACCAGTTCTCGTTGATCTTGGTGATCAGATCGGCGATGCCGACGGCGAGGTCGTCGGCGCTGCTGCGGCCGTCCACCCGGGGCACCGCGCCGAGGAAGTGCAGACGCTCCCGAGTCACGCCGCGACCGGGCCGGTCGGCCGGCACCGCCTGCTGGGCCTTGCGGTCGATCTCCGAATCCAGCGCGTCGCCCAGCTTGAGCTCGATCTTGGCGCCGATCAGGTCCCGCAGGCCCAGCCGCAGGTCGAGCCAGCGGTTGGCGGTCAGCACCATGTGCACGCCGTAGGTCAGCGAGCGGCCGACCAGGTTGAGCAGGTATGCCTCCAGGTCCTCGTAGTCCTGGCGCAGCACCGACCAGCCGTCCACGACCAGGAAGACGTCGCCGAACGGGTCGTCGCCGACCTTGCCCTCGGCCCGCAGCCGTCGGTAGTCGGCCATGGTGTCCACGCCCAGCTCGCGGAAGCGGGTCTCGCGGCGCTCCACCACCGCGCTGACCTCGGCCACCGTCCGCCGGACGACCTCGTTGTCCTGTCGGCCGGCGACCCGGCCGACGTGCGGCAGGCCGGACATCGCGAACAGCGTGCCGCTGAAGTCCAGGCAGTACACCTGGATCTCGGCCGGCGTGTGCCGCAGCGCCAGCGCCGCGACCAGCGTGCGGACCATGGTCGACTTGCCCGACCGCGGCCCGCCGACGATGGCGACGTGGCCGCCGGACCCGGCGAGGTCGATCAACATCGGGTCCCGCCGCTGGTGGTACGGCCGGTCAACCGTGCCGATCGGCACGGTCAGCGGGGCCAGCTCCGGCGCCGCGCCGAAGCCCCGCCCCGGTCGCACGGCCAGGCCCGGCAGCAGCGCGTCGAGCGTGTCCGGGGCGTCCAGCGGCGGCAGCCAGACCTGGTGCGCCGGGCTGCCCTGGCCGATCAGCTGGTCCACCATCACCGACAACATCGTTGGCCGGCTGGGGTTCTCCTCGTCCTCATCGTCGTCGTCCACCGACGGCAGATAGTCCAGCCCAGCCGGCACCGGCAGCGAGCGCGCGGTGAACGGCCGGACGTCGCCCACACCGAGCAGCGACTGGCCATCCCGGTCCTCGCCGGAGTGGTAGGCGCCGGACACGTAGGCCGCGCGGAACCGCCGCAGCGTCGCGGTGTCGGTCTTGAGGAAGCCATGACCGGGCGCGTTGGGCAGGTCGTTGGCGTCTGGCACGCCGATGGCCGTGCGGCTCTCCTGCGCCGAGAACGTGCGCAGGCCGATCCGGTACGACAGGTGCGCCTCCAGCCCCCGCAGCCGACCTTCGTCCAGTCGCTGCGAGGCCAGCAGCAGGTGCAGCCCGAGCGACCGGCCAAGGCGTCCAATTTGGACGAACAGATCGGCGAAGTCGGGTTTCTGGCTCAACAGCTCGGAAAACTCGTCGACCACGACGAAGAGGCTGGGCAGCGGCGGCAGACCGGCCCCGTTCTGCCGGGCGCGCTCGTAGTCCCGGACCGACACCAGGTTGCCGGCGTCGCGCAGGATCTCCTGCCGGCGGTTCATCTCGCCGGACAGCGCCTCCTGCATGCGGTCCACGAGGGACAGATCATCTTCGAGGTTGGTGATCACCGCCGCGACCTGCGGAAGGTGCCCCATCTTGGCGAAGGTCGCGCCGCCCTTGAAGTCCACCAGCACCAGGTTGAGCTGGTCTGGCGGGTGGGTCGCGGCCATGCCCAGCACCAGCGTGCGCAGCAGCTCGGACTTGCCGGAGCCGGTCGCGCCGACGACCAGGCCGTGCGGGCCCATGCCGTCCTGCGCGGACTCCTTGATGTCCAGGTCCAGCACGGTGCCGTCGGCGCTGATGCCGATCGGCACCCGCAGCCGGTCGCGCAGCGGGCGAGGCTTCCACAGCACGTCCAGGTCCATCGCGCCGGCATCGGTGATGCCGAGCAGGCCGGGCAGGGTCTGGCTGGTGGTGGCCAGATCGTCGGCACCCGAGGTCACGTCCAGGCGGTGGCCGCCCAGCTGCTGGGCCAGCGCCGCCGCCACCGGCGTCGGCATCGCGTCGGCCGTGCCCAGCGGCTCCAGCCGGCTTCCGTTGCGTACAGCCACTTCTCCGTCGTCGACGACCAGCTCCAGGCCGTGCGCACGGATCAGATCGCCGGCCCGGCCGTCCAGGTCCACCACGGTGACCGCTTGCAGGCCGTCGTGGCCCAGCACGAGTTCCGTGCCGGCCACCATGCCGCCGTCGATCACCACCAGCACGTGCGGGGCGTCGGGATCCGGCTCGGCGGTGCGGTTGAAGCGGGGCCGGCGGGTCAGCTCCACGCCAAGGCCGTCTTCCAGCGCGACCAGCGACGGGTTGATCATCCGCAGCGGGCCGGCGTAGTCCACCTCGTCGGGGTGGTGGCAGTGCGGCAGCCACTTGGCCCAGCCCCAGGCCGGGCCGTCCTGATCGGACGTGCAGATCAGGATCCGCAGGTCCTGCGGTGGATGAAACGTGGCGACGTGGGCAACAAGTGAGCGCACCACGGCTCGTGCGGCATCGCGGTCGCCGCCGATGCCGATGGCCGCGAACCGGCGCAGCGACACCTGCACCGGCAGGTCCGGCACCACCGTGTGGGTGCTGATGAAACGCTTGAGGGCCAAGGCGGCCAACGGATCCAGGTCCTCGACCGGTCCCGACTCGCCCGGCACCAGCTGCGTGGCCAGGTACTGCGGGCCGCGGCCGATCCGCACCACGCCGAAGTCCTCGTCGGTCGGCCGGCGCTCCCACAGCCGTTTGCTGGCCGCGACCGCCCACAGCTGCTCCGGATCCGGCGCGCCCCAGCCCAGCGACTCGTGCTGCGCGGACGCGGTCCGGCGCACCTGCTGGCGCATCCGGCCCAGGTAGCGCAGGTAGTCCCGACGAATTTGCTGAGAGTCACCCTTCTGGGTGGATCTCGAGCGCAGCAGCGAGCCGGCGACCATGGCCAGCGAGGAGAACAGGAAGAACGAGCCGGCCACGTAGGTGATCGGGTTGGCCGCGCCGCCGAGCAGGTAGGCCACCGAGCCGAGGCCGCTCAGCGCGGGCAACGCCGTCAGCCACACGTTTCCGGTGTCGGGTTTGGGCAGCTCGGGCGGCGGTTGCAGCAGGACGTCGCCGGCCGGGACGGTCGGCCGCGGCGCTCTCGGCGGCCGTCGGAACAGCGCAGTTGACACGACACCTCCCGATCGACGGATCTACTCTATGGGCTGCGTGGCAACGGCGTACTCCGTTTGGGGGAGCAGCGTGCAGGCAGAGACCGGGGCCTTTTGCCGTATCGCGGTGGCCGGTCCGCGGACCAGGGTCGACCTCGCGGTGCCGGCCGGCATTCCGCTGGCCCACCTGCTGCCGACCCTGCTGCGGCACGCCGCCGACGGCGGTGGCGACGACGGCGGGGTCGGGCATGGCGGCTGGGCCGTCAGCAAGACCGACGGTTCGCGGCTGGATGCCGCCCTGAGCCTGGCCGGTTCGGGGATTCACGACGGCGACGTGCTCGTGCTGCATCCGGCACGGGACCGCACACCGCCGCCGTTGTACGACGACGTCGTCGAGGTGATCGGCGCCGGCGGCGTGCACACCGCCTGGGAGAGCGCCCAGACCCGGGTCGCTTGCGGGGTTGTCGCCGCCATCGCCGTGCTGTCCGCGACCGCCACCGTGGCCTTCAACGGCAGTCAGGTCGGCGGTTATCTGGCGCTGGTCGCCGCGGTGTTGTTGCTGCTCGGCGGCGGTGCGTTGGCCCGGGCTTCCGGTGATCTCCCAGCCGGCATCCTCACGTCCGCGTTGGCCGCCCCGGTCGGGGCCGTCGGCGCCGGCGTGCTGCTCGGCGGCGACTGGGGCCGTGGACACCTGCTGTTGGCCAGCGCCGTGTTTCTGCTGGTCGCGGGCCTCGGGCCGGTGGTCGTCGGTGGCGGCGACGCGCTGTTCGCGGCTGTGGGCGTACTGGGACTGTTCGGCCTGCTGGGCGGGTTGGTGGCCGTGATCGGCGAGGTCGGTCCGGGGCGGGCCGCCGCCGTCGTCGCGCCGTTGGCGTTGGCCATCACGACCGTCATGCCGACCTTGGCCTTGCGCGCCGCCCGGCTGCCTCGGCCCGTGTTGCCGCGCTCCGCCGAGGACCTCGCCGACCTGCCGGGCCAGGTCGAGTTGGAGCGCACCCAGCAGCGTGTTTCCCGGGCGCGGCAACTGTTCACCGGGCTCATCGCCGGTTGTCATGCCGCCGTCGGCATCGGCATTGCCTTGCTGGCCTTTGATGTCACGTTGTGGTCGGCCGTGCTCGCCGCCGTGCTCACGGTCCTGGTCGTGCTGCGCTCCCGGCTGTTCCGGGAACGGGCTCAGGTCTTGGCCCCCGTCGTCACCGTGGCCTTCGTTTTCGTTGCCGGCACCGGCGCTGCCGTCACGCGCTTCGCTTCCGACATCACCGCCATGCTCGGCATCGCCGCTCCCGTGCTGGTCGGCTTGGCCTTGGTGGCCGGCTTGATCGGCGTGAGCAGCGGCCGGCGGCCGGCCAACCCCCGGCTCGTCCGGCTGCTCGACCTGACCGAGACCTTCTTGCTGCTGGCCGTCGTGCCTCTGGTGTTGGCCGTGTGGGACGTGTACAGCGCGTTGTTGGATCTGCACGCATGATGCGGGCTTGTGCGGCTGTCCTTCTGGTTGCCGGTCTCCTGGTCGTGCCGGCACCCATGGCTTTCGCCGCGTGCCAGCCGCCGCCCGCCTCCGGTCAGCCCATTCCTCCTGCCGCCGGCCGTGACCCCATGATCGACCGGCTCGGTCTGCCTCGCGTGAAGGACCTCAGCACCGGGTCCGGCGTCACCGTCGCCGTTGTCGATTCCGGTGTGGACAGTCGCCACCCCAAGCTCGCCCCGGCCGTCATCGGCGGCCTCGACCTGGCCGTCGTGAACGATCCTCGCATTTTTACGGAATCTCCCGGCACGCCTGAGGACTGCCAGAACCACGGCACCATGATCGCCGGCCTGATCGCCGCCCGGCCTCTCGACGACGACCGCGTGGTCGGCGTAGCCCCCGACGCCAAGATCGCCGCCATCCGTATGGTCGGCACCATCTCCGACCTGCCCGATGCCCTCATCGCCCAGGCCATCCGCGACGGCGCCGACCGTGGTTCGGTGTTGAACCTCTCGTTCGCCCTCCCCGTCGACCGTCCGTCCATCAAGGCCGCCGTTCAGTACGCCCTGTCCAAGGACGTCGTCGTTGTCGCCGCCGCCGGCAACGAGCAGCAGTCCCAGCCCGGCCAGACCTGGTACCCCGCCGCTTACGACGGTGTTCTGGCCGTCGCCGCCGTCGACTCCAACGGCGCCCCCATCGCCCAGTCCAATCAGGGGCCTTGGGTCGGCATCGCCGCCCCCGGTTCCGACCTCACCAGCACCGCTTCCGGCGGCAGCGGCTACCTCACCCAGTCCGGCACCAGCTTCGCCACCGCCATCGTCTCCGGCGTCGCCGCCCTCGTCCGCTCCCGCTTCCCCGGGCTCTCCGGCCCCGCCGTCGTTCAGCGGCTGGTCAGCACGGCCGTGCCCGTGGCGGGCAGGCGTGACGACAAGGTTGGCGCCGGCATCGTGGATCCGTTCGCTGCTCTTACCGCTCCCAGGGTTTCTCCGTCCACTTCGGACCGGCCGGGCTCTGTCGCCGTGCTTCCTCGACCTGCTGAGGATGCCGGGTTCGGTCCCGTGTTGCAGGCCGCCCTTGCCTGGGCTGGGGGTCTGGCTTTGGCCGGGTTGTTGGCGTTGGTCGGCGGGATCGCTTTTCGGCGGGCTGCTCATCGGCGGTGGCGGCCGGGTGGGCGGGATGACGTGCGGGAGAAGCCGGAGGCCGTGGAACCGACCGAGGTGGAGTTGTTGTAGGGCCGCTGTGACTGGCTTCTGTGCCCCACCCACCGCTAATTCCCGCCGACAAACTCCTTGGCCGCAGCGCTCGGGTCCAAAGTCGGCCCAGCAGGCAACAAAGTCACAAAAGGCAGGGGCACATTCCGAGCCGCCGAAGGGTCGAAGTGCAGCCGCGAAGCGGCGTCGGAGCTAGGGATGGGAAACCGCTGACCGGAGTCGGTGACCAACGTGAGCACACCGTCCTGCCCAGCAGCGGAAGAGGCCCGAACCACAGCACCGGAGCCGGAAGGGATCCGGACAGTGGTGACGTGCCCGGCCTTGGCGGTCACGGAGGAAAGACCGGCCGGAGAAGGCACCGAAGGGGGAAGGCTGACCGAAAGCGGCCAA encodes:
- the eccD gene encoding type VII secretion integral membrane protein EccD; this encodes MQAETGAFCRIAVAGPRTRVDLAVPAGIPLAHLLPTLLRHAADGGGDDGGVGHGGWAVSKTDGSRLDAALSLAGSGIHDGDVLVLHPARDRTPPPLYDDVVEVIGAGGVHTAWESAQTRVACGVVAAIAVLSATATVAFNGSQVGGYLALVAAVLLLLGGGALARASGDLPAGILTSALAAPVGAVGAGVLLGGDWGRGHLLLASAVFLLVAGLGPVVVGGGDALFAAVGVLGLFGLLGGLVAVIGEVGPGRAAAVVAPLALAITTVMPTLALRAARLPRPVLPRSAEDLADLPGQVELERTQQRVSRARQLFTGLIAGCHAAVGIGIALLAFDVTLWSAVLAAVLTVLVVLRSRLFRERAQVLAPVVTVAFVFVAGTGAAVTRFASDITAMLGIAAPVLVGLALVAGLIGVSSGRRPANPRLVRLLDLTETFLLLAVVPLVLAVWDVYSALLDLHA
- the mycP gene encoding type VII secretion-associated serine protease mycosin — translated: MIDRLGLPRVKDLSTGSGVTVAVVDSGVDSRHPKLAPAVIGGLDLAVVNDPRIFTESPGTPEDCQNHGTMIAGLIAARPLDDDRVVGVAPDAKIAAIRMVGTISDLPDALIAQAIRDGADRGSVLNLSFALPVDRPSIKAAVQYALSKDVVVVAAAGNEQQSQPGQTWYPAAYDGVLAVAAVDSNGAPIAQSNQGPWVGIAAPGSDLTSTASGGSGYLTQSGTSFATAIVSGVAALVRSRFPGLSGPAVVQRLVSTAVPVAGRRDDKVGAGIVDPFAALTAPRVSPSTSDRPGSVAVLPRPAEDAGFGPVLQAALAWAGGLALAGLLALVGGIAFRRAAHRRWRPGGRDDVREKPEAVEPTEVELL
- a CDS encoding TIGR01777 family oxidoreductase — encoded protein: MKVAITGSSGLIGTALRESYEDDGHTVVRLPRVVEDVNGVDVVVNLAGAGIGARRWTASYRDVILRSRVDTTSSLVAAIERARRPPKALLSASGVSYYGDRGDEVLTESSVGGRGFLPSVVRQWEAAAVADIPVCHLRFGLVMTPAGGVLRELVPFFRAGLGAQFGSGRQFWSWISLVDAVRAIRHLPGAQGPYNVTAPEPVRNSEFTRVLASTLGRPAVLRVPGWSLRLALGGVAGDALESIRARPDRLVEAGFRFEHGTIAAALEPLRTR
- the eccCa gene encoding type VII secretion protein EccCa; translation: MSTALFRRPPRAPRPTVPAGDVLLQPPPELPKPDTGNVWLTALPALSGLGSVAYLLGGAANPITYVAGSFFLFSSLAMVAGSLLRSRSTQKGDSQQIRRDYLRYLGRMRQQVRRTASAQHESLGWGAPDPEQLWAVAASKRLWERRPTDEDFGVVRIGRGPQYLATQLVPGESGPVEDLDPLAALALKRFISTHTVVPDLPVQVSLRRFAAIGIGGDRDAARAVVRSLVAHVATFHPPQDLRILICTSDQDGPAWGWAKWLPHCHHPDEVDYAGPLRMINPSLVALEDGLGVELTRRPRFNRTAEPDPDAPHVLVVIDGGMVAGTELVLGHDGLQAVTVVDLDGRAGDLIRAHGLELVVDDGEVAVRNGSRLEPLGTADAMPTPVAAALAQQLGGHRLDVTSGADDLATTSQTLPGLLGITDAGAMDLDVLWKPRPLRDRLRVPIGISADGTVLDLDIKESAQDGMGPHGLVVGATGSGKSELLRTLVLGMAATHPPDQLNLVLVDFKGGATFAKMGHLPQVAAVITNLEDDLSLVDRMQEALSGEMNRRQEILRDAGNLVSVRDYERARQNGAGLPPLPSLFVVVDEFSELLSQKPDFADLFVQIGRLGRSLGLHLLLASQRLDEGRLRGLEAHLSYRIGLRTFSAQESRTAIGVPDANDLPNAPGHGFLKTDTATLRRFRAAYVSGAYHSGEDRDGQSLLGVGDVRPFTARSLPVPAGLDYLPSVDDDDEDEENPSRPTMLSVMVDQLIGQGSPAHQVWLPPLDAPDTLDALLPGLAVRPGRGFGAAPELAPLTVPIGTVDRPYHQRRDPMLIDLAGSGGHVAIVGGPRSGKSTMVRTLVAALALRHTPAEIQVYCLDFSGTLFAMSGLPHVGRVAGRQDNEVVRRTVAEVSAVVERRETRFRELGVDTMADYRRLRAEGKVGDDPFGDVFLVVDGWSVLRQDYEDLEAYLLNLVGRSLTYGVHMVLTANRWLDLRLGLRDLIGAKIELKLGDALDSEIDRKAQQAVPADRPGRGVTRERLHFLGAVPRVDGRSSADDLAVGIADLITKINENWSGQPAPAVRLLPRLIEFRDLPAQPGITIGVEGQRLEPIVLADQGLVLIGDSESGKTSTLRAIARQVVARGEPKAAKIALIDYRMTMLGEFEGQEVLAYGTTPQQTVEIVAGLVEGFTKRLPDTDVTPEQLRNRSWWTGPDVHIVVDDYDLVANSVGNPLAPLLDFLPQARNIGLHLYLARQAGGAGSALLEPVLRRMRELSFPAVVLSAPPDEGTMFGVRPSRLPAGRGTLVHRRLGAVPVQLARLDSHHD